In one window of Paenarthrobacter nicotinovorans DNA:
- a CDS encoding metal-dependent hydrolase, whose product MMGGHHAASGAAAWIAIASTGPYALGWYPLDATGILIGAMATAGTALVCDWDHRHSTIANSLPPLSNVIAVGIEKASGGHRQGTHSLLGASAFVVLAAMAAQFQMVTPVGKLSVGAGLLCMFMINLAAKALNLFPKSGWITNWLFALLMAGLVTWFAPAQWGWLPLSMLTGVVVHIVGDMITVGGVPLLWPIVIKPPKFLRKSVVSGIWRANGAFSLPLLGRAGSRREWLVLIPVSGYAMVGMGAAAWTLAKLHWPAFLAALAL is encoded by the coding sequence ATGATGGGAGGACACCACGCCGCGTCGGGAGCCGCGGCGTGGATAGCTATTGCCTCAACCGGCCCCTACGCGCTCGGCTGGTACCCGCTGGATGCCACTGGAATCCTGATTGGCGCCATGGCGACGGCGGGAACGGCCTTGGTATGCGACTGGGACCACCGGCACAGCACCATCGCCAACTCGCTGCCGCCACTGTCCAACGTGATTGCCGTGGGCATCGAGAAAGCCAGCGGTGGGCACCGGCAAGGAACGCACTCACTGCTCGGCGCCTCGGCCTTCGTGGTGCTGGCCGCCATGGCGGCGCAATTCCAGATGGTGACGCCGGTGGGAAAACTGTCGGTGGGTGCCGGACTCTTGTGCATGTTCATGATCAACCTGGCCGCCAAGGCGCTGAACCTGTTCCCCAAATCCGGGTGGATCACCAACTGGCTGTTCGCCCTGCTCATGGCCGGCCTAGTGACGTGGTTCGCCCCGGCCCAATGGGGTTGGCTCCCGTTGTCCATGCTGACGGGCGTGGTGGTCCACATTGTGGGGGACATGATCACCGTTGGCGGGGTGCCGCTCTTGTGGCCGATCGTCATCAAACCACCGAAATTTTTGCGGAAATCCGTTGTCAGTGGAATCTGGCGGGCGAACGGGGCTTTCTCCCTGCCGCTGTTGGGCAGGGCGGGGTCACGGCGGGAATGGTTGGTGCTGATTCCTGTGAGCGGCTACGCCATGGTGGGGATGGGGGCCGCTGCCTGGACACTGGCGAAGCTGCACTGGCCCGCGTTCCTTGCCGCGCTCGCGCTTTAA
- the deoC gene encoding deoxyribose-phosphate aldolase has translation MSNEAVAPANIASYIDHTLLKPEASEADILKVCAEAVEYRFKSVCVNPVWVKSVTKALKGSGVLTCSVIGFPLGATPTDVKVFEARGAVLDGANEIDMVINMASARANDKGALVDDIRAVAETVHAGEAILKVIIETSMLNDEQKVIACEAAAEAGADFVKTSTGFNGGGATVEDVALMRKTVGPGLGVKASGGVRSLADAQAMIAAGATRIGASSGIAIVKGEQGSSAY, from the coding sequence ATGAGCAACGAAGCCGTCGCCCCTGCAAACATCGCCTCCTACATCGACCACACGCTGTTGAAGCCCGAGGCCAGCGAGGCAGACATCCTCAAGGTGTGCGCGGAGGCCGTGGAGTACCGGTTCAAATCTGTCTGCGTGAACCCCGTGTGGGTCAAGTCCGTCACCAAAGCGCTCAAGGGCTCAGGAGTCCTGACCTGTTCGGTGATCGGGTTCCCGCTGGGTGCCACGCCCACCGACGTCAAGGTTTTTGAGGCCCGTGGTGCCGTGCTCGATGGTGCCAACGAAATCGACATGGTGATCAACATGGCTTCGGCCCGCGCCAATGACAAGGGCGCGTTGGTGGACGACATCCGAGCTGTGGCCGAAACGGTCCACGCAGGCGAAGCCATCCTTAAGGTGATCATTGAAACATCCATGCTCAATGACGAGCAGAAGGTCATCGCCTGCGAGGCAGCAGCGGAGGCAGGCGCGGACTTCGTCAAAACGTCCACGGGATTCAACGGCGGTGGTGCCACGGTTGAAGACGTTGCCCTGATGCGCAAGACCGTTGGGCCCGGCCTCGGCGTCAAGGCCTCCGGTGGCGTGCGCTCCCTGGCCGACGCACAGGCTATGATTGCTGCTGGTGCAACACGTATCGGAGCGAGTTCCGGAATTGCCATCGTTAAAGGTGAACAGGGTTCATCTGCCTACTAA
- a CDS encoding HNH endonuclease, with translation MEWIREGREPVEGQSAAGPVGSAGASVVESDPGPAVPGSGVEGPGSLSGDLIGQLRVLEEMKSAICGLQARVAAAFEAARSAERAAAGVPVSERGDDVGAEIALARRESPNRGARLLGLAKALVFEMPRTMAALDSGMLNEWRATLLVKETACLSVEDRAGVDAELAADTGTFEGVGDKGVIAAARAAAYQRDPRSVAQRAARAAADRTVTLRPAPETMTVLTALLPAAQGVAAYAALSRAADSVRARGGAGSGAAERGRGQVMADTLVERLTGKAGGISGVEVQLVMTDRALFQGDSEPARLQGYGVVPAQWARELANPEAAGNTTADAGQAGISGRRTGGMGRAGTLSQTLAPVRDSEYGLWLRRLYTAPTSGELLTTDSKSRLFPPRLRRFIETRDYTCRTPYCDAPIRHIDHVVPWQHGGPTTVDNGAGLCEACNHTKEHPGWTAATTEAGTTQPITTEAANTRPGNPTPANPGTRTRHTLKLRTPSGHNYESKAPPLPGGSDRIRSTKDGRD, from the coding sequence ATGGAGTGGATTCGGGAGGGGCGGGAGCCGGTGGAAGGACAGTCGGCGGCGGGGCCGGTTGGTTCTGCTGGGGCGTCGGTGGTTGAGAGTGATCCCGGGCCGGCTGTTCCCGGTTCGGGTGTTGAGGGCCCTGGGTCCCTAAGTGGTGACTTGATTGGGCAGTTGCGGGTGTTGGAGGAGATGAAGTCGGCGATTTGCGGATTGCAGGCCAGGGTTGCGGCGGCGTTTGAGGCAGCCCGGTCTGCTGAGCGGGCCGCTGCCGGGGTGCCGGTGTCCGAACGCGGCGATGATGTGGGAGCCGAGATCGCGTTGGCGCGGCGGGAATCCCCGAACCGGGGAGCGCGGCTTCTGGGGCTGGCGAAGGCGCTGGTGTTCGAGATGCCGCGCACGATGGCGGCCTTGGACTCGGGGATGTTGAATGAGTGGCGGGCGACGTTGTTGGTGAAGGAAACAGCGTGCTTGTCAGTGGAGGACCGGGCTGGGGTAGATGCGGAATTGGCCGCGGATACCGGGACTTTTGAAGGCGTGGGGGATAAGGGCGTGATCGCGGCTGCCAGGGCTGCTGCGTATCAGCGTGATCCTCGCTCGGTTGCCCAGCGTGCGGCCCGTGCAGCCGCGGACCGAACGGTGACGTTGCGACCGGCGCCGGAGACAATGACGGTTTTGACTGCCCTGCTGCCGGCGGCCCAGGGGGTTGCAGCTTACGCGGCGTTGTCTCGTGCTGCGGATTCGGTCCGGGCCCGCGGGGGTGCTGGCTCAGGGGCTGCGGAACGGGGCCGGGGCCAGGTCATGGCAGATACCTTGGTTGAACGTCTCACGGGCAAGGCCGGCGGGATCAGCGGGGTTGAAGTCCAGCTCGTCATGACCGATCGGGCCCTTTTCCAAGGCGATAGTGAACCCGCCCGGTTACAGGGCTATGGCGTCGTCCCGGCACAATGGGCGCGCGAACTTGCAAACCCGGAGGCGGCGGGGAACACAACCGCTGACGCTGGACAGGCCGGGATTTCAGGACGCAGAACCGGTGGCATGGGTCGGGCAGGAACGCTTTCCCAAACCCTAGCGCCGGTTCGGGATTCCGAGTACGGACTCTGGCTTCGGCGGCTCTACACCGCCCCGACCTCCGGGGAACTGCTCACCACGGACTCCAAATCCAGGCTGTTCCCGCCGCGGCTCCGGCGTTTCATCGAAACCCGTGACTACACCTGCCGAACCCCTTACTGCGACGCGCCCATCAGGCACATCGATCACGTGGTGCCCTGGCAGCACGGCGGACCTACCACTGTGGACAACGGCGCCGGGCTCTGCGAAGCATGCAACCACACCAAAGAACATCCTGGCTGGACCGCAGCAACCACGGAGGCCGGAACCACCCAGCCCATAACAACCGAGGCCGCAAACACCAGGCCCGGTAACCCCACCCCGGCAAATCCCGGCACGAGAACCCGCCACACCCTCAAACTCCGAACACCCAGCGGGCACAACTACGAATCCAAAGCCCCACCGCTGCCAGGGGGCTCGGACAGAATCAGGTCGACCAAGGATGGCCGGGATTAG
- a CDS encoding FAD-dependent oxidoreductase — MSSTSLHIVIAGAGPAAQALVRRLAGRTDTRQRPFAGTITVLSNRDDCPDALLELAELPQVSVRFGQAASFIDAEAKVVTTVDGMEFAYDQLVIATGSAPLLPPVDGAEAVLSYSTIDDAASIGEAVKDVTRSVGRRPLGILVGNGPAAGQAEAVLRARGVRPVRTTLRPTAVVASIADSAIPGQALSPTGIVFEDGSSMKGDLVVLAEERTARNGLAESAGLRIASDGGIAVGRDLATSVPGIWAIGDAASCDGLRLGLLLSAESSAMLCASGMLLGAVSSEPQPAMAA, encoded by the coding sequence ATGTCCTCTACTTCCCTTCACATCGTCATCGCCGGCGCAGGCCCGGCAGCCCAGGCACTGGTGCGGCGATTGGCTGGCAGGACCGACACCCGTCAGCGGCCCTTCGCCGGCACCATCACAGTGCTCAGCAATCGCGACGACTGCCCGGACGCCCTCCTCGAACTTGCCGAACTGCCCCAGGTTTCCGTGCGCTTCGGCCAGGCCGCCAGTTTCATCGACGCTGAGGCCAAGGTAGTCACCACGGTGGACGGCATGGAGTTCGCCTACGACCAACTGGTCATCGCCACGGGTTCGGCCCCCCTCCTTCCCCCGGTAGACGGTGCCGAGGCGGTCCTGAGCTACTCCACCATCGACGATGCCGCCTCCATTGGCGAAGCCGTCAAGGACGTCACCCGTTCTGTCGGCCGCCGTCCGCTGGGAATACTCGTCGGCAACGGTCCAGCAGCGGGCCAGGCCGAAGCGGTTCTCCGGGCACGCGGCGTCCGTCCCGTCCGAACCACCCTCCGCCCCACAGCTGTGGTTGCCTCTATTGCTGATTCGGCCATCCCCGGGCAAGCCCTGTCCCCCACGGGAATCGTCTTTGAGGACGGCAGCAGCATGAAGGGCGACCTCGTGGTCCTGGCCGAGGAACGCACCGCACGCAATGGCCTCGCCGAAAGTGCCGGCCTCCGGATCGCGTCCGACGGCGGGATCGCCGTGGGGCGCGACCTCGCCACGTCCGTCCCTGGCATCTGGGCGATCGGTGATGCCGCTTCCTGCGACGGCCTTCGCCTGGGCCTGCTCCTGTCCGCAGAATCTTCCGCGATGCTCTGCGCTTCCGGCATGCTGCTGGGAGCCGTGAGCAGCGAACCCCAGCCAGCCATGGCGGCGTGA
- a CDS encoding patatin-like phospholipase family protein yields MKRSLVLAGGGMRVAWQAGVVKALAEEGLEFQHIDGTSGGILTAGMMLSGIPAEEMCRRWSGVDVKDFSSALPFADYVKGPWSLPALGDADGILGKIFPALGINAKSIRDRAAGPDAVEGSFNVVEFTSKQCHAIDAAHIDAELMAAGMSLPIFLKPLRRDGKIWTDAVWVRDANIGEALRRGAEEIWLIWCIGNSPYWGDGPLEQYVHMIEMSAMGALLADFEAAAAAGREFVLHVIRPEHPLPLDPEFYLGRIDADTLIGMGYRDARAYMRTMSPTGLAKDPLCTAMTEPSPGVRFIDVLHGELDGQPLTFRAAVVTPSEPGEGLAQLSGHLDYPPWGRVFLAGGHVETVGDDMAYRFRLRLNGGWRDAAVIRTLHDDPGADAWSDSRNARLHLGEQVVDLTMSLIDTAGLLASVEPVGVHGLAGRAQAIARFTANGFRELLRRY; encoded by the coding sequence GTGAAGCGCTCCCTGGTCCTTGCCGGCGGAGGGATGCGGGTGGCGTGGCAGGCAGGCGTGGTCAAGGCGCTCGCCGAGGAGGGTTTGGAATTCCAGCACATCGATGGCACCTCCGGCGGCATCCTCACGGCCGGAATGATGCTCTCCGGAATTCCCGCCGAGGAAATGTGCCGCCGCTGGTCCGGCGTGGACGTCAAAGACTTCAGCTCCGCCCTGCCCTTTGCTGATTACGTCAAAGGGCCGTGGTCCCTCCCCGCGCTGGGAGACGCCGACGGCATCCTGGGCAAGATCTTCCCGGCCCTCGGCATCAACGCAAAAAGCATCCGTGACCGCGCGGCCGGACCGGACGCTGTCGAAGGCTCCTTCAACGTAGTGGAGTTCACTTCGAAACAATGCCACGCCATCGATGCCGCTCACATTGACGCCGAACTGATGGCGGCCGGAATGTCGTTGCCCATCTTCCTCAAGCCGCTGCGCCGGGACGGGAAAATCTGGACGGACGCCGTATGGGTCAGGGATGCCAACATTGGCGAAGCCTTGCGGCGGGGGGCCGAGGAAATCTGGTTGATCTGGTGCATCGGCAACTCGCCGTACTGGGGGGACGGGCCGCTGGAACAGTACGTTCACATGATCGAGATGAGTGCCATGGGTGCCCTCCTGGCCGACTTCGAAGCTGCCGCCGCAGCGGGGCGCGAGTTTGTGCTGCATGTGATCCGGCCCGAGCACCCGTTGCCGCTGGATCCGGAGTTTTACCTGGGCCGGATCGACGCCGACACACTGATCGGCATGGGGTACCGCGACGCCAGGGCATATATGCGGACGATGTCGCCGACCGGACTCGCCAAAGACCCCCTCTGCACGGCGATGACCGAGCCGTCGCCTGGTGTCCGTTTCATCGATGTCCTGCACGGCGAACTGGACGGTCAACCGCTGACATTCCGGGCCGCCGTCGTGACGCCCTCCGAGCCCGGAGAAGGACTGGCGCAGCTCAGCGGACACCTTGACTACCCGCCGTGGGGGCGCGTCTTCCTTGCCGGCGGTCATGTGGAGACCGTGGGGGATGACATGGCCTATCGCTTTCGTTTGCGGCTGAACGGTGGGTGGCGGGATGCGGCCGTCATCCGGACCCTGCACGACGATCCCGGAGCAGATGCGTGGTCAGACAGCCGGAACGCCCGGCTCCACCTGGGCGAACAGGTGGTGGATCTCACTATGAGCCTGATCGATACGGCCGGCCTCCTGGCTTCTGTTGAACCCGTGGGCGTACACGGCCTGGCCGGGCGGGCACAAGCAATAGCCCGCTTCACAGCCAACGGATTCCGGGAGCTGTTGCGCCGATACTAA
- a CDS encoding acetoacetate decarboxylase family protein, whose product MKTLTQLVTPLLKLMPSPVPRRQERLRGQHAFADGIKYVMPVNSDDSPVLMAAFPINKRAAAAVLPGTEMRPFSLGGKGLLVVTVVNYKSTDIGKYIEYSLAIAITHGSRPAPPILPLLFQRTFKLGQFVVDLPVSTEVSVKGGKGIWGMPKHQANLDFVVTDSTVSALYEKDGKLGCYIEIERPAAPSPLALPLKLAASNYCVFRNMLWKSDIYFEAIGDIALGAQAKARLILGDVPGVEPLKELQVETKPVFTAWLPQAHGILDDHYEAWFLTAPTPLEAAALPGGDMLDSVTDLGQSQEWLAPPDRSRVPGAVSNPHAGGTP is encoded by the coding sequence ATGAAAACCCTCACCCAACTGGTCACTCCCCTGCTCAAGCTCATGCCCTCACCGGTTCCCCGCAGACAGGAACGCCTTCGCGGCCAGCATGCTTTCGCCGACGGAATCAAATATGTGATGCCGGTCAATTCCGATGACTCACCAGTGCTGATGGCAGCCTTTCCCATCAACAAACGCGCGGCCGCAGCGGTTCTTCCCGGGACTGAAATGCGCCCCTTCAGCCTGGGCGGCAAAGGGCTGCTGGTAGTCACAGTGGTCAACTACAAATCCACGGACATCGGCAAGTACATCGAATACTCCCTGGCCATTGCCATCACCCATGGCAGCCGGCCGGCGCCGCCCATCCTGCCGTTGCTGTTCCAGAGGACGTTCAAGCTGGGCCAGTTCGTGGTGGACCTGCCAGTCAGCACGGAAGTTTCGGTCAAGGGCGGCAAGGGAATCTGGGGCATGCCCAAGCACCAGGCCAACCTCGACTTCGTCGTCACAGACTCAACCGTCTCAGCGCTCTACGAGAAAGACGGGAAGCTGGGCTGCTACATCGAAATAGAGCGGCCCGCCGCACCAAGTCCACTGGCGCTGCCCCTGAAACTCGCCGCATCCAACTACTGCGTCTTCCGGAACATGCTGTGGAAGTCCGATATCTACTTCGAAGCCATCGGAGACATCGCCCTGGGAGCACAAGCCAAGGCGCGCCTCATTCTCGGCGACGTTCCCGGCGTCGAACCCTTAAAGGAACTGCAAGTGGAGACCAAACCCGTCTTCACAGCCTGGCTGCCCCAGGCCCACGGCATCCTGGACGACCACTACGAAGCCTGGTTCCTCACCGCCCCCACCCCATTGGAAGCAGCGGCCCTTCCAGGGGGCGACATGCTGGACAGCGTCACGGACCTCGGCCAAAGCCAGGAATGGCTCGCGCCCCCGGACCGCAGCAGGGTACCGGGCGCCGTTTCCAACCCTCATGCCGGCGGCACACCGTGA
- a CDS encoding alpha/beta fold hydrolase — MIITRAGHRTEVIPFRARDNAPLSLVHVTSPAETTKGPVLLVHGSGVRAELFRPPVRTTIVDVLLEDGWDVWMLNWRASIDLDPLSWTLADAAVYDHPAAVEHVLNATGAETMKAVIHCQGSTSFTMSAVAGLLPQVDTIVSNAVSLHPVVPPFSRLKIDYLTPVVKVFTPYLSPAWGYKSQGYFTRAIRGLVKATHHECDNTVCKMVSFTYGSGRPALWSHENLDDATHQWLSGEFAEVPVTFFEEMGRSIKAGHMVAAGNHAELPDNLVAEAPQTDARFAFIAGLDNRCFLPESQQRTYNFFQHHRPGKDSLHLIPGYGHLDVFFGHHAWRDTFPVILQELNGTKEPNT, encoded by the coding sequence ATGATCATCACCCGTGCCGGACACCGGACCGAGGTCATCCCGTTCCGTGCCCGGGACAACGCTCCGCTCAGCCTGGTCCACGTGACTTCGCCGGCGGAAACCACCAAAGGGCCGGTGCTGCTGGTCCACGGATCCGGCGTCAGGGCAGAACTGTTCAGGCCACCGGTCAGGACCACCATTGTCGATGTACTCCTCGAGGACGGCTGGGACGTGTGGATGCTGAACTGGAGGGCCTCCATCGACCTCGACCCCCTGTCCTGGACGCTCGCCGACGCCGCCGTGTACGACCACCCTGCCGCCGTCGAACACGTCCTCAACGCGACCGGAGCCGAAACGATGAAGGCCGTCATCCACTGCCAAGGCTCGACGTCGTTCACCATGTCCGCCGTCGCCGGGCTGCTGCCCCAGGTGGACACGATCGTCTCCAATGCCGTCTCGCTCCATCCGGTAGTGCCACCTTTCTCCCGCCTCAAGATCGACTACCTCACGCCGGTGGTGAAAGTCTTCACCCCGTATCTCTCGCCCGCTTGGGGATACAAATCCCAGGGCTACTTCACCCGGGCCATCCGCGGCCTGGTCAAAGCGACCCACCACGAGTGCGACAACACCGTCTGCAAAATGGTCAGCTTTACCTACGGCAGCGGACGCCCGGCCCTCTGGTCCCACGAAAACCTCGACGACGCCACCCACCAGTGGCTCAGCGGCGAGTTCGCAGAGGTGCCCGTGACCTTCTTCGAAGAGATGGGCCGAAGCATCAAGGCCGGGCATATGGTGGCTGCCGGCAACCACGCCGAACTCCCCGACAACCTTGTGGCGGAAGCCCCGCAAACGGATGCCCGGTTCGCCTTCATAGCCGGTCTGGACAACCGCTGCTTCCTTCCCGAAAGCCAGCAACGTACCTACAACTTCTTCCAGCACCACCGTCCCGGCAAAGATTCGCTCCATCTCATCCCCGGATATGGCCACCTTGATGTCTTCTTTGGCCACCATGCCTGGCGGGACACATTCCCCGTCATCCTCCAGGAGCTGAACGGAACCAAGGAGCCGAACACATGA
- a CDS encoding GMC oxidoreductase, with protein sequence MGRLGTGNSGDAGPEPADDPRRHSLDRIEKVDAVVVGSGFGGSVAALRLAEAGQSVVLMERGKPYPPGSFARTPSEMGKNFWDPDRGLYGLFDAWTFRGTEGLVSSGLGGGSLIYANVLLRKDEKWFVNESPIPGGGYENWPFTRADLDPYYDAAEAMLQPVPYPYQDTAKTVAMEKTAANLGLSITRPPIAVTFAAEPGAAPRTNQALPLPHYGSIHGPNTVRTTCTLSGECDIGCNAGAKNTLDHNYLSAAAFKGADIRTFHDVRGIRPLDRDGGGYELRYVIHEPDSGGGLLTERIIHCRRLILGAGTFGTNFLLLRNHGSLPALSDALGTRFSGNGDLLTFIMDAKTPASNGSRPGVRALSGSKGPVITTAVRVPDGNDDGGDGRGYYVEDAGYPAFMNWLIETAQLKTAVKRTAKVAGQLFKDRLFDAGRSNVSADLAAALGDGRLSSSSVPLLGMGRDIPDGVMTLRDGRLAIAWTMATSTAYFDRVRRTMSDIAKDLDGNFIDNPLWWAKRVITVHPIGGAPAGRHPGEAVCDSYGEVFGYPGLFVVDGAAMPGPVGANPSLTIAAFAERTCAHIVETSDKARHRGISPSDAVTVQQEAAGAVVDVGSVAPRALAPDATKGKSALPERPASAVAPGTAQRPEGPGTRGLAMPGSSRKEATSVRFTEQMHGWFSPGVSDPEKGRSLGRDRSRRIMFELTITAEDIDQFAADPEHPAKAEGYVLADYFGGRMPVERGWFNLFVADASDDGGPARRMLYRLWLRDPGGTPFTFTGHKLIHNEAGFDLWPDTTTLYATIARGHVPPPERDAPPEVPAEPPRVQQEGTVGAGILYIRPLDFARQLTTFRAEGAEPAAGLLTFGKLFGGELWQVYGRTPRRISFPFTPKQ encoded by the coding sequence ATGGGTCGTCTGGGGACCGGGAACAGTGGGGATGCGGGTCCCGAACCCGCTGATGATCCCCGACGCCACAGCCTGGACCGCATCGAAAAGGTGGACGCGGTGGTTGTCGGATCGGGGTTCGGCGGCTCGGTGGCAGCCCTGCGGCTCGCCGAAGCCGGACAGTCCGTGGTGCTCATGGAACGCGGCAAACCGTACCCGCCCGGAAGTTTCGCCCGTACGCCGTCGGAGATGGGCAAGAACTTCTGGGACCCAGACCGTGGGCTGTACGGCCTCTTCGACGCCTGGACCTTCCGCGGGACAGAGGGGCTGGTATCCAGCGGACTCGGCGGCGGCTCCCTCATCTACGCCAACGTGCTCTTGCGCAAGGACGAGAAGTGGTTCGTCAACGAATCCCCCATCCCGGGCGGCGGCTACGAGAATTGGCCGTTTACCCGGGCCGACCTCGATCCCTACTACGACGCCGCCGAAGCCATGCTTCAACCCGTTCCCTATCCCTACCAGGACACCGCCAAGACCGTGGCCATGGAAAAGACGGCAGCAAACCTGGGATTGTCCATCACCCGGCCACCCATTGCGGTCACCTTCGCCGCGGAACCAGGAGCAGCACCCCGGACCAACCAGGCGCTCCCGCTGCCCCACTACGGCAGCATCCACGGCCCCAACACCGTGCGGACCACCTGCACGCTCAGCGGCGAATGCGACATCGGCTGCAACGCCGGCGCCAAGAACACCCTCGACCACAACTACCTCTCGGCGGCTGCCTTCAAAGGCGCCGATATCCGTACCTTCCACGACGTCCGCGGCATCCGGCCCCTGGACCGGGACGGCGGCGGCTACGAACTCCGCTACGTCATCCACGAACCGGATAGTGGGGGCGGGCTGCTCACCGAACGCATCATCCATTGCCGCCGGCTCATCCTGGGAGCGGGCACCTTCGGCACCAACTTCCTCCTGCTTCGCAACCACGGCTCCCTGCCCGCGCTCAGCGACGCCCTGGGCACCCGCTTCAGCGGCAACGGTGACCTCCTGACGTTCATCATGGATGCCAAGACACCCGCAAGCAACGGCTCGCGGCCAGGAGTCAGGGCACTCTCCGGGAGCAAGGGGCCGGTGATCACCACGGCGGTCAGGGTCCCGGATGGGAACGACGACGGCGGCGACGGCCGCGGCTACTACGTGGAGGACGCCGGGTACCCGGCCTTCATGAACTGGCTCATCGAGACGGCCCAGCTGAAGACCGCTGTAAAACGCACGGCGAAGGTGGCGGGTCAGTTGTTCAAGGACCGACTGTTCGACGCCGGCCGCTCCAACGTCTCGGCAGACCTCGCCGCCGCGCTGGGAGACGGGCGCCTGTCATCCAGTTCCGTCCCCTTGCTCGGCATGGGGCGCGACATACCCGACGGCGTCATGACACTGCGCGACGGACGCCTCGCCATCGCCTGGACCATGGCGACGTCCACCGCGTATTTCGACCGTGTCCGCCGAACGATGTCGGATATTGCCAAGGACCTCGACGGCAACTTCATCGACAACCCGCTCTGGTGGGCCAAACGCGTCATCACCGTCCACCCCATTGGAGGAGCCCCCGCCGGGCGGCACCCGGGCGAGGCAGTGTGCGACTCCTACGGTGAAGTTTTCGGCTACCCCGGGCTGTTCGTAGTGGATGGCGCCGCAATGCCCGGACCGGTAGGCGCCAACCCCTCGCTGACCATCGCCGCCTTCGCTGAGCGCACGTGCGCCCACATCGTCGAGACCAGTGATAAAGCCCGCCACAGGGGCATCAGCCCCAGCGATGCGGTGACCGTTCAGCAGGAGGCGGCGGGCGCCGTCGTCGACGTCGGAAGTGTGGCTCCGCGCGCTTTGGCCCCCGACGCCACCAAGGGCAAGTCCGCGCTCCCGGAACGGCCTGCGAGCGCCGTTGCCCCGGGCACAGCGCAGCGTCCGGAGGGGCCCGGCACCCGTGGCCTGGCAATGCCCGGGAGCTCAAGGAAGGAAGCGACCTCCGTTCGGTTCACCGAGCAGATGCATGGGTGGTTCAGTCCAGGAGTCAGTGATCCGGAGAAGGGGCGCAGCCTGGGCAGGGACCGGTCCCGGCGGATCATGTTCGAGCTCACGATTACTGCCGAAGACATCGATCAGTTCGCTGCGGATCCTGAGCATCCGGCCAAGGCCGAAGGGTATGTGCTGGCTGATTATTTCGGCGGCCGGATGCCGGTGGAACGTGGATGGTTCAACCTGTTCGTCGCGGACGCCTCCGACGACGGCGGGCCGGCCAGGCGCATGCTGTACAGGTTGTGGCTGCGCGACCCCGGCGGTACGCCGTTCACGTTCACGGGTCACAAGCTCATCCACAATGAAGCGGGATTCGATCTCTGGCCGGACACGACCACTCTCTACGCAACGATCGCCCGGGGCCATGTCCCGCCACCTGAAAGGGACGCGCCACCTGAGGTCCCTGCTGAACCCCCAAGGGTGCAACAGGAGGGCACCGTGGGCGCCGGCATCCTCTACATCCGGCCTTTGGACTTCGCCCGGCAACTGACCACCTTCCGGGCCGAGGGCGCTGAGCCGGCCGCTGGACTGCTGACGTTCGGGAAGCTGTTCGGGGGCGAACTCTGGCAGGTTTACGGGCGAACACCCCGACGCATATCCTTTCCATTCACGCCGAAGCAATGA
- a CDS encoding SDR family oxidoreductase, which produces MTLEKETKVAVVTGVGRRRSIGAALARGLAADGWSLVLNHWKSYDDRLGLESSPGDAAAIAAGCRAEGVAVELVSGDLSDPGVPAALVAAGRKLGPVTGLVVSHCESVDSSILTTSVESWDRHFAVNARAPWLLIKAFAEQLPAVPPGEVAGRIVALTSDHTVHNLPYGASKGALDRIVTAAAVELGDKGVRANVINPGPIDTGWMDDDVRGWTTRATPTGRLGTPTDTANLVRFLFSDAGSWINGQVLHSNGGFNVS; this is translated from the coding sequence ATGACGTTGGAAAAAGAAACCAAGGTTGCCGTTGTCACAGGCGTAGGCAGGCGCCGCTCCATCGGGGCAGCACTGGCCAGGGGCCTGGCAGCCGACGGCTGGTCCCTTGTCCTGAACCACTGGAAGTCCTACGACGACCGGCTTGGCCTCGAATCGTCACCTGGCGATGCCGCCGCCATAGCCGCCGGGTGCCGCGCGGAGGGTGTCGCCGTCGAACTCGTATCCGGGGACCTCAGCGACCCTGGTGTACCGGCGGCACTCGTTGCAGCGGGACGGAAACTGGGCCCCGTGACCGGGCTGGTGGTCTCGCACTGCGAATCTGTGGACAGCAGTATCCTCACTACTTCGGTGGAAAGCTGGGACCGCCATTTTGCCGTCAATGCCAGGGCCCCATGGCTGCTCATCAAGGCGTTTGCAGAGCAGCTGCCCGCCGTACCTCCCGGCGAAGTGGCCGGCAGGATCGTGGCGTTGACCAGCGACCACACCGTCCATAACCTGCCATATGGTGCGAGCAAGGGTGCCCTGGACCGGATCGTAACGGCGGCCGCCGTCGAACTCGGGGACAAAGGGGTGCGGGCCAACGTGATCAATCCCGGGCCGATTGACACCGGCTGGATGGACGACGACGTACGCGGCTGGACGACCCGGGCGACCCCGACCGGACGCCTGGGTACACCCACGGACACCGCGAACCTGGTGCGGTTCCTGTTCTCGGACGCGGGTTCCTGGATCAACGGCCAGGTCCTGCACAGCAATGGCGGATTCAACGTCTCCTGA